The genomic stretch GTCCATTGACAAACAAAAGAAGCTTCTGTATCTTTAAATACTCCTTTAACTGCTCCATCAGTTTTTCATGAAATTCTCCCATATTCGTCATCCAGGCAGTTTCCCAGATCGGCTTGATCTCTTCTATAAATTCTTCATAGGAAGGCATGGAAGCCCTCGTCACTAATATGTCCTCTTTGTTGTCCATGCGTTATCCTCCATTTTCCGGTCAGATGGAAAGCATCTGGCCCAGCGTCCGTATAAGGGTGCTTTTCATTAATTTGAATTTCCAAATCGTATATATCTTTACCGCCCTGTTTTTTTCGGGCAGTCCGATAAAATGCTCCAGAACCGCTCTTTGCTCACTGGACATCTCATTTCCATAGAGTTTTAAAAACATCTGTGCCTGCACAAACATTTTCCTGTAATTTTCCCGGACCGCATTCTGATTCCGGATCCGCGCCGCATACTGCTCCTTACCGCTTTTGGATCCCATCTGATTTTCTCCATGCTGCCGGTATAAGACCAGGGGTCGGTCAATGTAGGATATCCTTCCAAAACAACTTGCCAAAAGCCCCAGCCACCAGTCATGCATAACGCATTCCCTGGGAACATCGGTCAGGAACTCCAAAAATGCCTTGTTGATCATGACTGTATTCCCTGTGATATTATTCTCAACCAGATAATGGCTGAACCGGTTATCATGAACTGCGATTTTCTGGTATTCCGCCATGGATTCGTGAAGAATGCTGCCCTCCTTATCGGTTACCGATAAGTCACCATGGACCAGAAGGGGAACCGCTTTCCCCCATTCCGTTTCCAGCTTCTTCATTTCCCTTAAGGTGACCTCTGCCTTATCCGGCAGCCATACATCATCCTGGTCACACAGCATGATATACTCATCAGTTACCACCTTAAGCAGGCGGAAGAAATTATTCTGGGCACTGCCGGATCTTTCGCTGTTCCTAAGGCTCCTCACACGTCCCGGATATCGTTCTTCATATTCCCGGATAATGGCAGGGGTGCCGTCTGTAGAAAGATCGTCGGAAATCACGATGGACAGATCGGAAAACGTCTGGTTTAATATAGATTCCAGCTGCTCCCGTATATATTTTTCTCCGTTATAGGATGCAAGCAGCACCGAAACCATATATTTTCCCCCTTTCCACGTTTCTATCTACCAGGATAATCCCACGATCTTTGTCAAAAACCAGATTTCAGCCATGAGAAATGCCAGGAAAGCCTTTACCAGACATTCCTGGAACCGGTTGATCCCCAGATAGTTTTTATAATAGTGAAGCTTGCTCTCATGAAGAATTGCCTGCTTCTTTAAAATAGATTTCACATTCTTATTAATAGACACGGAATGAAGGTGTATATAGGACTGGTTTAAAAGAAGTACCGTCCCGTATCCCTTTTTCTTAAGCTGAAATCCAAGTATCTTTTCCTCATAGTAAAGAAAGACATCTTCATCATAAAGACCGCATTCCATCAGAGCATTAATATCCGCCATAAAAAGGGAGCCAAGCACAGCATCTACATAAACGTACCGCTCCTTTTCAAAATCTGCTTTAAGTTCCGGCCGGTCATTCAGCCAGCGGGCAAAAATACGCCTTGTAATAAGGCCAGTATCCAGAAGATCACCCATCAGGCCGTTAATGCGCCAGCTTGACAGCGCCACCTCTCCCGCTCCATCCCTGGTGACTGCTGCCGCAACTCCCAGCCTGCTTATCTTTAAAAAGGAATCCTTCATGGCCTGTATACATCCTTCTGTAACCTTAACATCAGGATTTGCGATGAGCACATGGGAAGCGTGAAGCGTCCCATATGCATACCGGATCCCCTGATTATTGCCGTATCCGTACCCCCCGTTCCTTTCCGTGGAGATAAGATGGACCTTTCCGCCCGCAACTGCCTGAAGCCTCGATACGGAATCATCGGTGGAGTAGTTGTCCACGATCACGATAGAATCCAGGATTTTATAATTTACTATGGAGTTTACCAGGCTTATGGTGGTTTCCGGATCATTATAATTAAGAATGATACAGCTAATGTTCATATCCGCTCCTCTTTAAGAACCTTTTCTGGAATTGATTACCCGCATCCCAAACCTGATGCTCACAAAGTCTCTCACGGCAGGACATAAAAAGGTGGCGTAATCCATCAGGTGATAAGCAGCCATATAAAGACGGCTTCCCTTTTCCTTAGGTGTTCCGGCCCAAGGCGTAAGTGATAGATAATGATCATAAGCCCTGCGGTAATGGTTTAAATTTCCCTCTTTCCAGGGTCTTTCATCCCCCATAAAGTGTAGGATCGCAGGATGTTTTTTTGCCTCCCGGAACCCTTTTTGCCCAAGCTTTCCATACACAGGAGACAGCCTTACCAGATGACTGTACCGGTAATATCGGTAATTGGTAAAAAAGTTATATCTGGGAGATAAGGGTTTTATCCTTCCCTTTAACGCCCCATTAATGGTATCCTGATCTCCTGCAAACAGCTTCCCGCCCATGGAACAGTAAAAGTCCAAAAGCTGCTTCTGGGCGTTTTCCTCTCTCCAACGGGTCATATCAATGAGGAGAACACCGGAATTGAAATAAGGAGCTTCGGATAAAAGGCCGATTTCTTCCTTAATGGAAGGGTATATGGTAGGTTCCATGACCGCTCCTAAAAGGAAGGACCCCAGATCCTTTTCCCACAGCATTTTTAAGGAAGACAGCACTACCGTATCACAGTCTAGATACAGCACTCGGTCCGTTACCTCCGGGAGAACCTCTCCCATAAACAGGCGGGCCATAATGCTTAAATCAAAACCGCCCGTATCAACTTCATAGGAAAAGCGCTCCTTTAAATCTCCCAGCTCCACGACCGTCAGTTCCCGACCAAACCCATCTGCCACGGACTTAAGCCGTTCTTTCGTCTCTTTGGACAGGCTCATGGACAAAACATAGATATGGATGTCACCCATGTCCCTGTTATGATCCAAAAGGGAATAAAGGGATACGGCCAGATGCCTGGCATAATTATCGTTGGAAGCGTATACAACGTTCATAGATTCCTCCAGTTTACGTACGTATCAGGGCATGGAAAATCCAGCCCTGGTTCCGTAGTATTGTACTATATCTGCTATAAAAAGTAAACAGCTATGCCTGTATGCAGGATTAGCCCAATTCCTTTTCTGCCCGGTTCATGGCTGATTCAATAACCTTGTCCATATCGTAGTATTTATATTCCCCTAACCGTCCGCCGAAAATCACATGATCTTCCGTTTCAGCCAAAGCTGCATATTTTAAGAATAATCCCTGATTTTTTTCATCGTTTACCGGATAATAGGGCTCCATGCCCTCGGTCCAGTCTACCGAATATTCCCGGGTTATAACAGATTTAGGCTGAGTTCCGAATTCAAAATGCTTATGCTCAATGATCCTGGTATAAGGAGTTTCCCGGTCCGTGTAGTTAACGACTGCCACTCCCTGGTAGTTATCCGTATCCACTACCTGGGTTTCAAACCGCAAGCTCCGGTATTCCAGCTTTCCAAACTGATATCCGTAATAAGCATCAATGGTTCCGGTATAAATCACCCGTTCTCCTAACCCATCATAATATTCCTTATTTTCCAGATAATCGACTCCCATTTCCACATCGCAGCCTTCAAACAGCTTTTCAATGATCACATTATATCCGCCTATGGGAATTCCCTGGTATAAGTCATTGAAGTAGTTGTTGTCATAGGTAAAGCGAACGGGAAGGCGTTTGATGATAAAGGCAGGAAGATCCTTACAGTCTCTGCCCCACTGTTTCTCCGTATAGCCTTTCACCAGCTTTTCATAAATATCCCTGCCCACAAGGCTGATCGCCTGCTCCTCTAAGTTCCTGGGTTCTCCGGTTACAGAAGCTTTCTGCTCTTCGATTTTTGCCTTTGCTTCCGCAGGGGTGGATATTCCCCACATCTTGCTGAAGGTGTTCATATTAAAGGGCATGTTGTACATTTCACCCTTGAAATTTGCTACCGGGCTGTTGGTATAGCGGTTGAACTCTGCCAGCTCATTGACAAACTGCCATACCTTCTTGTTGCTGGTATGGAAAATATGGGCTCCGTAACGGTGTACGTGGATTCCTTCTGTTTCCTCGCAGAAAATGTTGCCGCCCATGTGGTCCCTCTTCTCTACCACAAGACACTTTTTCCCTTTTTGCCTTGCCAAATATGCGAAGACACCGGAATAAAGGCCGCCGCCTACCAGCACATAATCATATTTTTTCATGGTTTCCTTCTCCTGTCTCGTTTATAAACTGTCTACATTATACTAAAACCATTTAGAAAAGTAAATGTATGTGCTTATTTCCTTCAAGAGGATAAATATATAAGTGATTTAATTGCCAAACCTAACTTATTAGAGGTAAAATACCGATATACATGCTATATACAAAAGAATAAAGCTTTAGGGGGATGGATAAATGTTTAAAGTAGCAATTTGCGATGATGAACAGAATGAAGCTGCGGTAATTAAACAGCTTGTAGAAGAATTTATGAAAGATCATGGAATTCTTTACAGCATTCAAATGTTTCATTCTGGTGAGGATCTGACAGCCTCCTCTGTAAGCTTTGATTTCGTCTTTCTGGATATTTCTATGGGAGGAATGAATGGGATTGAAGCGGGAATGAAGCTATACCAGAAAAACAGAAAGGTCAGGATCATTTATATTACAGGGTTTAACGGATACTGCAGTGATGCAATTAATCGTGCACATGCATTTGCCTATTTGCCGAAACCTGTTAAAAAGGAACAATTAATAGATCATATCAGCGAGCTGGTACAGGTCATAGGATTGGATCGAGGAAATGATATCGAGATTGTATTGTCAAATGTAACAGAAATAAGTGAAAGCGGGGAAAAAGAATACCCGGCAGTTAATGTATCGGTTTCAAAGATTCTTTATTTTGAATATGTAAAAACTGCACGTAAAATCAGAGTGAAAACAATTAAAAAAACGTATGAATATATTGGGACAATGACAGATGTGGAGCAGAGAATGGAAATATATGGCTTTGGAACCTGCTACCGTGGAGTGATTGTAAATTTTGAACATGTGGCAAAAGTAAAAGGAGATATGGTCTATTTAAATACGGGAGAAAGGTTACCCTTATCACAAAAGCGGGTAATTGCCTTTAAAGAGCAGTTAAATAATTATGTTCACAGGAGTATTTAACTATGGAAAATAATATATTGTTTTTATCCGGAATCATAGTCTCGTGTCTGGTTACTACTATAGTCATTTTTCAATTTATGGGCAGCAGGCATAAAAAGGCATTTCATAATAAACAGTTCTACTTTTTCGTTCAAACAGGCATCAGTATATTTTTAATGGGCATCAACTTATTGCAGCGGCCATTGGTAAATATGCTGAGTTGGGTCATTTCATATGGTTTGGTAAGCTATTTCTTATATTTTGATGATTTTGATAAACCGATGCGAAGGGTTTTAGAAGCGGAAATTATGGTATTGGTATTTGCAGTGTGCGAAGCCGCAGGGGTAGCCTTACTTGATTTTATATTCTGGGAAATGCGTATGCCTCCATTGGAGCCGGAGGTGGAAACGTTTCTTAATATGACATTTTCCATGTTTGTTTTGCTGTTTATGTATTATACTTTTATTTCTCCAATATGGGGGAGAAACGAAAAGGTCAAATTTACCAAATCACAGTATGTACTTCATTTTATTATTGCCATTTACAGTTTTATGAACATGGTTGTAATAGGCGTTTCCTTCGGGAAAATAAGGGGAGAAGGTATGGGTCTTATTCTGTTAATCAACATGGGATTCATTATATTTGCAGATATGTATTTTTTATATTTCATACGATTTATGGAAGATAATTATCAATTAAAGGTAAAACTGGAGTTATTGGAACAGCAGGCAACTATGCAGTATAAATATTATTTGCATCAGGAAAAGAAGCATCAGGAATCTCTTAGTATACTTCATGATGTTGACAAGCACATAGCGGTTATGGAAGGGCTGTATCATGGAGATGACAAAGAAGGGACAATTAATTACATTAAAGAGATCAATACAATCTTAAAGCCTTTGCTCCCACAACAGCTAACCAATAATGGTATTTTAAATATTCTTTTAAATGACAAAATACAAAACACGGAAAAACTACATATTGATTTGCAATATGAAATAGGAAATGTTGATTTAAGCTTCATGAATCCAATGGATATCACTACAATCTTTGGTAATTTATTGGATAATGCCATAGAAGCCTGTGCACAAGTGAACGGATCTCCATGGATAAGGTTAAAAATCAGCCCTTATTATGAAATGATAGCAATAAAAGTTGAGAATACTTCAAATAGCATCGACAGATGGAATGAGGGCAGACCGGTGTCTCAAAAGGGGGCAAATCACGGAATCGGATTAAGCAATGTTGAGCGCGCGGTAGAAAAGTACGATGGTTCTATGAATCTGAGCAGTGAAAACGGAATATTCCAGTGTAATGTATTGATAAATATGTAGGAATGAGCGGACGGAACGTTTTCAGTTGAAGTGCCTACTTCGTGCAAAAAAATCGTCTTTCGTGCTTCACATATTGAAAGCAAATGGTATTTGACTATAATTAAAACATAACTATAAATTACACAAGAAAGGAAGATTAAAATGAAGAAAAATTTCAAAGAAACAGCTTTAACTTTACTTTCAAAGGCCGCATTATCCACATCTAAGAAGGAGGCAAACTCAGCCTGTATTTGTATTGGGTATCAACCTAAAATGCCTGAGAGCGTTACAAAGTTTAAAAAGAACATTTAGTTAAATTTCATGTGTAATAAGTCGACGAAATAATGAGAAGAATAGTTGGTTACATATCAAGAAGCATGGTCAAAGATGGTATTATTTTAGAATCAGAGCAGGATATCTATGATTTCGGAATAGAATGTTTGCTTTTAAAATTAATACACTACATTTCTTATATAACCATTGCAGTCATGATGCAGCAAGTCTTTGATCTGTTTGTAATGGCGTGCGCCTTTTATCCCATACGGGTAAATGCAGGCGGGTATCATGCCAGGACGAGAATAGGCTGCTACTTTGTATCATGTTTGACGGTTTTTTCTGGCTTGTTGTTTTACAGGCAAAACTTTAGCGATAAGGTTTATATTATATGTTTGCTGGCTGCTTCTGTCATTATCTACTTCAATGCTCCTATCGATAACGAAGGAAAAATCATGAGCCGGTCAGAAATAGAATATTACAAAAAAAAGACCAGAGTGGTTATCATAGTTCTTGGTGTATTAATAGGGGGAGTTTGGGGATTAAATAAAGATTATATCGGCAAAATGTTGATTTGTGGAATTGTAATTTCGGCGATTGCAATATTCATAGAAAAACAAAGAAGAAAATTGAGAGATGAACATGATTCCCAAAAGTAGTTTACTTTTGGGAACCCTTTTTTATATCACATAATTTTAAAAATAAACCTTTCTTTTAATACTTATATATTTTTTAACAAAGTTTCACCAGCTATATTTTTGATATATTATGATAAAGTCACCGGGAAAAACAAATTCTTCTTTCGAACTCCCGGTTTTTTGTAGGAACGTCCAGGCAAAATTGCCGGATGGAAAAAGGGAATTTGTTGATGACACCAGTTTCCCCACTGGTATGATCAACAAATCCCCTTCCTTTGCTCTTATCATCGTTAATAATGCTTATGAGACCTTTTCATTATGCCTTGTCAGCCTTTCCTTGATCCTCGGCCCTATGATCTGAACCACGATCACCAGAATCAGGATGATACCCTTGATTGCATCGTTGATGAGAGAATCCATCTTAAGTGCAACGATGATCTTGTCAATGATCGTATAAGACATGGCTCCAAATAAGATTCCCAGGCATTTGCCCTTTCCTCCGGACATGCTGATGCCGCCTAATACAACTGCCGCAATGGCATACATTTCATAGCTGCTTCCGGTTGTGGCCGGGTCAGAAGAGGCATTCATGGCCACCCATAAAAAGGAGGCAAGCCCTGTCAGGATTCCTGCAAGAACAAATACGGAAACCTTCATGAGGCTCACATTGATCCCCGCCATCTGTGCTCCCTTCGCATTGCTTCCCACCGCATATACCTTTTTTCCATACTTGGTGCTAGTCGTTATATAAACAAATAAAGCTGTCATTAAAATCAGGATCAGTCCCACAATGGGAACGGTAACGATCTTTCCGTTTCCAAGGCCGTAAAACGGCTGATAAGAGGACAGTTCTTTGATCATCCGGTATACGCTGCTTCCGCCTCCTGCCAGAGCCTTATCGATATGCTGGCAGATATATTGGGCAAAGGAACGGAAGATCAGCATGGTCGCTAAAGTAACAATAAAGGCCGGCATTTTTATGTATCCCACCAGCAGGCCGTTGATCAAGCCGCAGACCGCACCGAATAAAAGGGCAAACAATAATGTCATCAGTATATGATCTGTGATATTAAACATGATGACCGACAGTCCGCTGTTTAATGCCAGCATGGAACCTACCGATAAATCGATTTCCCCGGTCATACATACCAGTCCCATTCCCAGACCAATGATTCCCACCACTGCCGAATGGCGGAAAATATTCATGGTGCCGCTCCAGGTCAGCCCGTTGCTGGTGAGGGCATATACCAAAAAGATCAGTACAAATACGATAATAAAACTGAATTCCCCGCACCATTTGGATAGAACCCCAAGGGACACTCCGTTTTTCTTTTCTCCTGCCTTCATTTCTTTATCCTCCTATTTCCTGGTTCACAGCATTTGTAGAATACAGCATGACCGTAGTATCATTGATTTCATCGTGCTCCAGAATTTTGATCATTCTTCCGTTGTAAAAAACAGCACAGAAATCTGCTACCTTCTGGATCTCCGGTATTTCCAGGGTATTGATGAGTATGGTCTTTCCCTTTTTTGCCATTTCCAGTATCAGCTTATAAATCTCAGCCTTGGCTCCTACGTCGATGCCTTGAGTAGGATTATCAAACAGCAGAATATCCGCATCCGTATTCAGCCATCGGGCAATAAATACCTTCTGCTGGTTTCCGCCGCTTAAGGATAGAATGGAATCTGAGCTGCTTCTTGCCTTGATATTTAACAGGGTCTTAAACGCTTCAAACCGCTCTTCTTCCTTCCGTTTTTGAATGTGAGGCTTGCGTGCCGATAAGGTATGCTCCGCCAGGTACATGTTTTCCAGCAGATTCATGTCCGGGATGACAGAATTTTCTTTTCGGTTGGACGCCAGCATGGCGATGTTTGCTTCCATGGCTTTATGGATCGAATGGGAGGGCACCCGTTTTCCCCTGACCTTCATTTCTCCTGATATAGCCTCAGTAACCCCAAACATGCACTGCATCAGCTCGCTGCTTCCGGAGCCTTGAAGTCCGGTGAGTCCGATGATCTGGCCTTTTTTGACCTGCAGGGACACTTGTTCAAATCCAGGCCCTGAAAAATCATGGAGCTCCAGAACCACCTCACCGGGCTTTCTCTTTTCATAGACCTCACCGGCAGAATAATTCTCTCCTACCATGAGCCCTGTTACCTCTTCCGGAGTCGTTTCATCTATGGCACCGTCTCCTATGAACTCACCATTACGAAATACAGTATACCGGTCAGCCAGCTCAAAAATCTCCGGCATTTTGTGGGAAATAAAAATAAAGGAGGTTCCTGTCTTTTTTAAATGATTGACAATGCTGAACAAATGCTTTACTTCTTCGTTATTTAAGGAAGTGGTGGGTTCATCTAAGATCAACAGCTTTGCCTTAAAAAATAACGCCTTTGCGATCTCCAGCATCTGCTTCTGGCTGGTCTTTAAATTCGCCACCAGCTCACCTGGATTTATGTCAACTCCCAGTTCATGGAATAACCTCTCCGTTTCTTCCATCATCTTTTGTTTGTTCAGTTTTCCAAGCCTGTTCTGATATTCTTTCCCCAGAAAAATATTTTCATAGACCTTTAAATCGTTAAACAGATTCAGTTCCTGATGGACAAAGGCAATTCCCAGTTCCTCCGATTGTCTGATGGTGATGGTATCGATCTCTTTTCCGTCAAATGCAATGGTTCCGCTGTCTTTGGGAAATACTCCTGTCAGCACGTTCATCAAAGTCGACTTCCCTGCTCCATTTTCTCCAAGCAGGGCATGAACCTCCCCCTGTTCGACGGTTAAGCGGACCCCCTTTAGTACCTGGACTCCGTTAAATGCCTTGCTGATCCCACTCATTTCCAATAAACTCATCTCTCAACCTCCGGTTTTATAAAAGGGGCCGTTCCGAAAGTGATGAACGGCCCCTTTTGTCCCTCAGACCATTATTTCTAAAAGGATGGGTACTCAGTTACATTTTCTGATGTTACATTTTCGCAGGCGATCACATGATCCTGGGTCACCTGTTTTCCATCCAGGTAATCAACCATATCTTCAATCGCTGTCTGAATCATAGATGGGCTGTAGGTTACTGACATGATGCCTCCGCATTTTGATACGATATCCTCATAGGATTTTCCCCGGAGTACTTCGTACAGTTCGTCAAGTCCGCCACAGCCGGTGATAACCGGTTTGCCGGAAAGGAAGGTATCCTTGGTTGCCTCATCAATTCCGCCTCCGGAAAGAGCCTCTAAGATTCCCATGGCAAGCTCATCATCTTCTGCATAAAACCATTTGATCTTGGCGTTTTTACTGTCTCCCATCAGGGATTCAAAGGATGTTTTTGTGTCTGAGCGGCTCCAGTTCATTGCTCCGGAATATGTAATGGATTTTAAGTCATCCTGGCTCCATTTCTTATCTGCATTAATGACTTCTCCGCCAAATTCCAGTTCCCCTGTTAAGTATTTGGTGAAGCCCTCATCCCGCAGTGTGGTAACGGAAGAAGTGTCGCCTTCATAAACGTAGATCGGCTCTCCCGGTGTAAGTCCCAGGGAAACAAAATAAGCGGCAGCACCTGCGCCGATGCCGGAATTGTCGCCTTTTACATTGGACACGGCCTTACCGGCAACACCGTCAATGATCCGGTCAAATGCCACATAGGGAATTCCTGCATCGATCACGCCCTGAATCGCAGACTGTACCGTATCATCAATGGGCTGGATGACCATTGCAATGTTCTTTTCTCCTTTGGAAACGATATCCTCGATGTTCCGGATCTGCTCTGCCGCATTGGCTGAGGTGATGAGTTCCGAGGTGTAAGTGCCGTTTTCATTTACTTCCTGGATCTTCTGTTTTGCAAAGGTAGCTACAGAACCGGTCCAGCCATGATCTTCTGGTACGGTCAGAACATAAATATGAGTACCTTCTTTTACGGCCTCTGTATCTTTCACAGTTTCCGCTGATGTTGACTCTGTCTTTGCTGCCGCTGTTGTGGTGTCTGCCGGTTTTACCTGGGAACATGCAGTTCCTGCTGCCGCCACCAATGCCGCCAAAATAATTGCTGCTGCTTTTTTCATATTGCTGATCCTCCTTTTACATTTTCCTTCTCTATCAAAGCATTTTTGCTGCTTTAACCTAAATGATAAACTGGTCCATATATTTCTTAGACAGTTTCAGACTGTCAAGGATCTTTTCCCTGGAGCCCTCAAACGCCCTGTCCTCAACTTCAATGCAGGTGAAGCCGTTGTAACCGATATCCGTTAATGCGCTGACATATTTTCCCCAGTTCACATCCCCAAGGCCGGGAAGCTTTGGCGACATATAATCCAGGGGATATGCCATGGTCCCCACCTTTTTTAACTCATCCTCATACAATTTAATGTCCTTATAATGGACGTGAAAAATCTTATCCC from Lacrimispora sphenoides JCM 1415 encodes the following:
- a CDS encoding glycosyltransferase family 2 protein, with translation MVSVLLASYNGEKYIREQLESILNQTFSDLSIVISDDLSTDGTPAIIREYEERYPGRVRSLRNSERSGSAQNNFFRLLKVVTDEYIMLCDQDDVWLPDKAEVTLREMKKLETEWGKAVPLLVHGDLSVTDKEGSILHESMAEYQKIAVHDNRFSHYLVENNITGNTVMINKAFLEFLTDVPRECVMHDWWLGLLASCFGRISYIDRPLVLYRQHGENQMGSKSGKEQYAARIRNQNAVRENYRKMFVQAQMFLKLYGNEMSSEQRAVLEHFIGLPEKNRAVKIYTIWKFKLMKSTLIRTLGQMLSI
- a CDS encoding glycosyltransferase family 2 protein; the protein is MNISCIILNYNDPETTISLVNSIVNYKILDSIVIVDNYSTDDSVSRLQAVAGGKVHLISTERNGGYGYGNNQGIRYAYGTLHASHVLIANPDVKVTEGCIQAMKDSFLKISRLGVAAAVTRDGAGEVALSSWRINGLMGDLLDTGLITRRIFARWLNDRPELKADFEKERYVYVDAVLGSLFMADINALMECGLYDEDVFLYYEEKILGFQLKKKGYGTVLLLNQSYIHLHSVSINKNVKSILKKQAILHESKLHYYKNYLGINRFQECLVKAFLAFLMAEIWFLTKIVGLSW
- a CDS encoding glycosyltransferase family 8 protein; this translates as MNVVYASNDNYARHLAVSLYSLLDHNRDMGDIHIYVLSMSLSKETKERLKSVADGFGRELTVVELGDLKERFSYEVDTGGFDLSIMARLFMGEVLPEVTDRVLYLDCDTVVLSSLKMLWEKDLGSFLLGAVMEPTIYPSIKEEIGLLSEAPYFNSGVLLIDMTRWREENAQKQLLDFYCSMGGKLFAGDQDTINGALKGRIKPLSPRYNFFTNYRYYRYSHLVRLSPVYGKLGQKGFREAKKHPAILHFMGDERPWKEGNLNHYRRAYDHYLSLTPWAGTPKEKGSRLYMAAYHLMDYATFLCPAVRDFVSIRFGMRVINSRKGS
- the glf gene encoding UDP-galactopyranose mutase, encoding MKKYDYVLVGGGLYSGVFAYLARQKGKKCLVVEKRDHMGGNIFCEETEGIHVHRYGAHIFHTSNKKVWQFVNELAEFNRYTNSPVANFKGEMYNMPFNMNTFSKMWGISTPAEAKAKIEEQKASVTGEPRNLEEQAISLVGRDIYEKLVKGYTEKQWGRDCKDLPAFIIKRLPVRFTYDNNYFNDLYQGIPIGGYNVIIEKLFEGCDVEMGVDYLENKEYYDGLGERVIYTGTIDAYYGYQFGKLEYRSLRFETQVVDTDNYQGVAVVNYTDRETPYTRIIEHKHFEFGTQPKSVITREYSVDWTEGMEPYYPVNDEKNQGLFLKYAALAETEDHVIFGGRLGEYKYYDMDKVIESAMNRAEKELG
- a CDS encoding LytR/AlgR family response regulator transcription factor; this translates as MFKVAICDDEQNEAAVIKQLVEEFMKDHGILYSIQMFHSGEDLTASSVSFDFVFLDISMGGMNGIEAGMKLYQKNRKVRIIYITGFNGYCSDAINRAHAFAYLPKPVKKEQLIDHISELVQVIGLDRGNDIEIVLSNVTEISESGEKEYPAVNVSVSKILYFEYVKTARKIRVKTIKKTYEYIGTMTDVEQRMEIYGFGTCYRGVIVNFEHVAKVKGDMVYLNTGERLPLSQKRVIAFKEQLNNYVHRSI
- a CDS encoding ATP-binding protein, whose translation is MENNILFLSGIIVSCLVTTIVIFQFMGSRHKKAFHNKQFYFFVQTGISIFLMGINLLQRPLVNMLSWVISYGLVSYFLYFDDFDKPMRRVLEAEIMVLVFAVCEAAGVALLDFIFWEMRMPPLEPEVETFLNMTFSMFVLLFMYYTFISPIWGRNEKVKFTKSQYVLHFIIAIYSFMNMVVIGVSFGKIRGEGMGLILLINMGFIIFADMYFLYFIRFMEDNYQLKVKLELLEQQATMQYKYYLHQEKKHQESLSILHDVDKHIAVMEGLYHGDDKEGTINYIKEINTILKPLLPQQLTNNGILNILLNDKIQNTEKLHIDLQYEIGNVDLSFMNPMDITTIFGNLLDNAIEACAQVNGSPWIRLKISPYYEMIAIKVENTSNSIDRWNEGRPVSQKGANHGIGLSNVERAVEKYDGSMNLSSENGIFQCNVLINM
- a CDS encoding cyclic lactone autoinducer peptide, whose product is MKKNFKETALTLLSKAALSTSKKEANSACICIGYQPKMPESVTKFKKNI
- a CDS encoding accessory gene regulator B family protein codes for the protein MRRIVGYISRSMVKDGIILESEQDIYDFGIECLLLKLIHYISYITIAVMMQQVFDLFVMACAFYPIRVNAGGYHARTRIGCYFVSCLTVFSGLLFYRQNFSDKVYIICLLAASVIIYFNAPIDNEGKIMSRSEIEYYKKKTRVVIIVLGVLIGGVWGLNKDYIGKMLICGIVISAIAIFIEKQRRKLRDEHDSQK
- a CDS encoding ABC transporter permease yields the protein MKAGEKKNGVSLGVLSKWCGEFSFIIVFVLIFLVYALTSNGLTWSGTMNIFRHSAVVGIIGLGMGLVCMTGEIDLSVGSMLALNSGLSVIMFNITDHILMTLLFALLFGAVCGLINGLLVGYIKMPAFIVTLATMLIFRSFAQYICQHIDKALAGGGSSVYRMIKELSSYQPFYGLGNGKIVTVPIVGLILILMTALFVYITTSTKYGKKVYAVGSNAKGAQMAGINVSLMKVSVFVLAGILTGLASFLWVAMNASSDPATTGSSYEMYAIAAVVLGGISMSGGKGKCLGILFGAMSYTIIDKIIVALKMDSLINDAIKGIILILVIVVQIIGPRIKERLTRHNEKVS
- a CDS encoding sugar ABC transporter ATP-binding protein, encoding MSLLEMSGISKAFNGVQVLKGVRLTVEQGEVHALLGENGAGKSTLMNVLTGVFPKDSGTIAFDGKEIDTITIRQSEELGIAFVHQELNLFNDLKVYENIFLGKEYQNRLGKLNKQKMMEETERLFHELGVDINPGELVANLKTSQKQMLEIAKALFFKAKLLILDEPTTSLNNEEVKHLFSIVNHLKKTGTSFIFISHKMPEIFELADRYTVFRNGEFIGDGAIDETTPEEVTGLMVGENYSAGEVYEKRKPGEVVLELHDFSGPGFEQVSLQVKKGQIIGLTGLQGSGSSELMQCMFGVTEAISGEMKVRGKRVPSHSIHKAMEANIAMLASNRKENSVIPDMNLLENMYLAEHTLSARKPHIQKRKEEERFEAFKTLLNIKARSSSDSILSLSGGNQQKVFIARWLNTDADILLFDNPTQGIDVGAKAEIYKLILEMAKKGKTILINTLEIPEIQKVADFCAVFYNGRMIKILEHDEINDTTVMLYSTNAVNQEIGG
- a CDS encoding substrate-binding domain-containing protein; this translates as MKKAAAIILAALVAAAGTACSQVKPADTTTAAAKTESTSAETVKDTEAVKEGTHIYVLTVPEDHGWTGSVATFAKQKIQEVNENGTYTSELITSANAAEQIRNIEDIVSKGEKNIAMVIQPIDDTVQSAIQGVIDAGIPYVAFDRIIDGVAGKAVSNVKGDNSGIGAGAAAYFVSLGLTPGEPIYVYEGDTSSVTTLRDEGFTKYLTGELEFGGEVINADKKWSQDDLKSITYSGAMNWSRSDTKTSFESLMGDSKNAKIKWFYAEDDELAMGILEALSGGGIDEATKDTFLSGKPVITGCGGLDELYEVLRGKSYEDIVSKCGGIMSVTYSPSMIQTAIEDMVDYLDGKQVTQDHVIACENVTSENVTEYPSF